A single Eremothecium sinecaudum strain ATCC 58844 chromosome VIII, complete sequence DNA region contains:
- the PCC1 gene encoding chromatin DNA-binding EKC/KEOPS complex subunit PCC1 (Syntenic homolog of Ashbya gossypii AFR289W; Syntenic homolog of Saccharomyces cerevisiae YKR095W-A (PCC1); 1-intron in Ashbya gossypii), whose translation MDYSLRLEIPFETENQASIAVKALSPDPILKPEDFHVRFSHNNNKLLVSFQSVDNRVLRVGVSSVIDSIKTIIETFDEFPAH comes from the exons ATGGATTACTCACT CCGACTAGAAATCCCTTTTGAAACCGAAAACCAGGCCTCAATAGCTGTAAAAGCATTGTCTCCAGACCCAATACTAAAACCTGAAGATTTCCACGTACGATTTTCTCATAACAATAACAAACTGCTTGTTTCCTTCCAGAGTGTCGACAATCGAGTTTTGCGCGTAGGGGTCAGCAGCGTTATAGACTCCATAAAAACCATAATAGAAACCTTTGATGAATTCCCCGCCCACTGA
- a CDS encoding PIN domain-containing protein (Syntenic homolog of Ashbya gossypii AFR290W; Syntenic homolog of Saccharomyces cerevisiae YIL151C and YKR096W), producing MEQLFSSSQPYSSVPPQLHQKRQNSMSIEFLNQGVNKRRLAEAGATAKGLKQAANSNGESIADQISIMSARVHLSDQLNIRSREVVLPPKCFLDIGEAVESSPVKNDSETISPENPLKLTPQPHSDFTPQSPYYLPTTLSSTMGTATKAIDNSSIKQVCGRTLPDSKTQVQAQTSQSSSLNAPGEHSTLGSYKIAPVGEGHNLFVDHCKDGTYMKQNPGEQQDGAEDITGESSIEKNDRQYASNTHNSVGNARSSESNQDSFSSANNNDQQDKKNNNNETNNNGVPQVAAKTRPSSQALIEKLQEIYRNIVRQETELQERCSHLTTSQTTDLKNLWVIYKLNAELIDNYFMFITTALLPTQPEADLLIGQEIIEVYRIERRLWVYGTITFLDVLKNFSDFMDPEVCCQFIIYVFISISNMIGDIPPKFRVIWLERLGDLSRMAIALYPTGFVDWKLSAEYWYHEALKFNFGHGKLYYHMSTVQQNTLAAFVNLGKSVFCHDTFIPSQQYMQLVIANIYQRAFAERKGGYYRNSQLVEYLKHTEVMLLPSFLGNTELQHVVLAFFEHKFGVNTGTNFFDPKLIFVQDGERLKHFFRYAPLYAESHILQLVGFGDPKNPFALLFGLPKFLKEKKGRKEKRKSKPTESNQSDVPIEDYVVTDVAQFFESIASTRVAYSFPEDVNIWRESLNYINLTSMQCSMFVLRKFLNGPFLTALPHLLPWIYFLVAVGLRLSEIENEEVQKFWVTFIRHIFPWDTIVTFLNVLLFYMNSHRQSNPMVDEYMSRFYDMPLLDILNHFCEDEELPEVWNCWGTLWFDTINKRHAIDPEELNSGEEKDYMFLDSPIDGIIFDHSDESGEKFWKRCTRLIILFRAFSNEFPFGCVEISRDSHWSSLSFKFEEPPKDWRDQYLGSFASNYPVFEEISPVNADPHALPPRGMIPGVDITSLPGYRILLLDYHCFNKNGDKITASVYTSGRLEGGGIQGADDFNGKRLLENGQLVTSECLDYDNLIDREEKPILEEFLCKAHYVDDSHWEQLLPRGDLQCYADTHVTYFVLDATTWLRHFGHIYKLATNNVLKFAICLTTFQELRFLRKSKDESVLEAATRAVITVRQLYYERKLLPLRFTGNVAGHLEEHLEIEEQMTWRTHVDEFVIEAIDRAQAKFNQANSESRATNHAAIVAAGGEKFNFISLITDDINMRNKAKAQNIRAFSTRFIFSVCNEIGAQKKVCTK from the coding sequence ATGGAACAActtttctcttcttcacAGCCCTACTCTTCTGTCCCGCCTCAGCTACATCAGAAGCGGCAAAATTCTATGTCAATAGAGTTTTTAAACCAGGGAGTGAATAAAAGGCGATTGGCAGAGGCAGGTGCAACTGCCAAGGGCTTGAAACAAGCTGCAAATAGTAATGGTGAAAGTATAGCTGACCAGATATCAATAATGTCTGCTAGGGTGCATCTTAGTGATCAGCTAAATATTAGGTCACGTGAAGTAGTATTGCCACCCAAATGTTTTCTGGATATTGGTGAAGCCGTGGAGTCCTCTCCAGTAAAGAATGATAGTGAGACAATATCTCCAGAGAACCCCTTGAAACTTACTCCTCAACCTCATAGTGACTTTACCCCTCAGTCGCCCTACTACCTGCCAACAACGTTGTCATCAACTATGGGTACAGCTACGAAGGCTATTGACAACAGTAGCATTAAGCAGGTGTGCGGACGCACATTACCGGACTCTAAAACGCAAGTACAAGCACAGACGTCGCAATCGTCATCTTTAAATGCCCCAGGAGAGCATTCTACACTCGGCTCGTATAAGATAGCGCCTGTTGGAGAAGGCCACAACTTGTTTGTTGATCATTGCAAGGATGGAACCTACATGAAACAGAACCCTGGCGAACAGCAGGACGGTGCTGAAGACATAACAGGTGAGTCTAGTATTGAAAAGAATGACAGACAATACGCATCAAATACACATAATAGTGTCGGTAATGCAAGGAGCAGTGAAAGTAACCAGGATAGCTTTAGCAGCGCTAATAACAACGATCAACAAGATAAGaaaaataataacaatGAAACTAATAACAATGGCGTTCCCCAGGTAGCTGCCAAAACAAGGCCGTCTAGTCAAGCATTGATTGAAAAGTTGCAGGAGATTTACAGAAACATTGTAAGGCAAGAGACAGAGCTACAGGAGAGGTGTTCGCATTTAACCACGTCACAGACCACGGATTTAAAAAATTTGTGGGTAATCTACAAGCTGAACGCTGAATTGATCGACAACTATTTTATGTTCATTACTACTGCATTACTTCCAACGCAACCGGAAGCTGACCTATTGATTGGACAAGAAATAATAGAGGTTTACAGAATCGAAAGAAGATTGTGGGTGTACGGCACCATTACTTTCTTAGATGTGTTGAAGAACTTCTCAGATTTCATGGACCCGGAAGTTTGTTGTCAGTTTATTATTTATGTTTTCATCTCCATATCTAACATGATTGGAGATATACCTCCAAAATTTCGTGTAATATGGTTAGAGAGGCTAGGTGATTTATCGCGTATGGCAATTGCATTATATCCTACCGGATTTGTTGATTGGAAGTTAAGTGCAGAGTATTGGTATCATGAAGCATTAAAGTTTAATTTTGGTCATGGTAAGTTATATTACCATATGTCCACTGTGCAGCAAAATACATTGGCTGCTTTTGTTAATCTCGGTAAAAGTGTTTTTTGCCATGATACCTTCATTCCTTCACAGCAATATATGCAATTGGTGATTGCTAATATCTACCAACGCGCCTTTGCAGAGCGGAAGGGAGGGTATTACAGGAATTCACAACTTGTGGAATATTTGAAGCATACTGAAGTTATGTTATTACCCAGTTTTCTTGGGAACACTGAGTTGCAACATGTTGTTTTGGCATTTTTTGAGCATAAGTTTGGCGTAAATACTGGCACCAACTTCTTTGACCCAAAACTGATATTTGTTCAAGATGGTGAAAGATTGAAGCACTTTTTCCGTTATGCACCTCTATATGCTGAATCACACATTTTGCAATTGGTTGGATTTGGTGATCCGAAAAACCCCTTTGCTTTACTGTTTGGTTTAccaaaatttttaaaagaaaaaaagGGACGTAAGGAAAAGCGAAAATCGAAGCCTACTGAATCTAATCAATCAGATGTGCCGATTGAAGATTACGTTGTCACAGATGTTGCGCAGTTCTTTGAGTCAATTGCTTCGACCCGCGTGGCTTACAGTTTCCCAGAAGACGTAAATATCTGGAGGGAATCATTGAACTATATTAACTTGACTTCAATGCAATGTAGCATGTTTGTGTTAcgaaaatttttaaacGGTCCATTCCTTACTGCATTACCACATCTACTTCCATGGATCTATTTCCTAGTAGCTGTTGGTTTAAGACTATCAGAAATCGAAAATGAGGAGGTTCAAAAATTCTGGGTTACGTTTATAAGACACATCTTCCCATGGGATACCATAGTAACTTTCCTGAATGTTCTCCTATTTTATATGAACAGTCATAGACAATCTAACCCAATGGTCGATGAGTATATGTCACGGTTTTATGATATGCCGTTGCTTGATATTCTAAACCATTTTTGCGAGGATGAGGAACTACCAGAGGTTTGGAATTGTTGGGGTACACTATGGTTTGACACTATCAATAAAAGGCACGCTATCGATCCAGAAGAACTTAATTCTGGCGAGGAGAAGGATTACATGTTCCTAGATTCGCCTATAGATGGTATTATATTCGATCACAGTGATGAATCGGGTGAAAAGTTCTGGAAACGTTGCACTCGTCTCATTATTCTTTTCCGTGCCTTTTCTAATGAATTTCCATTTGGTTGTGTTGAGATTTCCCGTGATTCCCACTGGTCCTCATTAAGTTTCAAATTTGAGGAGCCACCTAAAGACTGGAGAGACCAGTATTTGGGTAGCTTTGCCAGTAATTATCCTGTTTTCGAGGAGATTTCGCCCGTGAATGCAGACCCACACGCGCTTCCACCTAGAGGCATGATCCCTGGTGTAGACATCACCTCATTACCAGGATACAGAATCCTACTCCTGGATTACCATTGTTTCAATAAGAACGGTGATAAAATTACTGCATCTGTATACACTAGTGGCCGGCTAGAAGGTGGTGGAATACAAGGCGCGGACGACTTTAACGGCAAGAGACTTTTAGAAAACGGACAATTAGTTACAAGTGAGTGCCTTGACTACGATAACCTGATTGATAGAGAAGAGAAACCAATATTGGAGGAATTCCTATGCAAGGCGCATTACGTGGACGACTCTCACTGGGAGCAGCTGCTGCCTCGCGGGGACTTACAATGCTACGCTGATACCCACGTAACCTACTTTGTCTTAGACGCGACTACCTGGCTGCGACATTTTGGTCATATCTACAAATTGGCCACAAATAATGTGCTAAAGTTTGCCATATGTCTAACTACTTTCCAGGAGCTCAGGTTCTTGCGGAAGTCAAAAGACGAAAGCGTCCTTGAAGCGGCCACACGTGCCGTCATCACCGTGCGGCAACTTTACTATGAAAGAAAATTGCTGCCTTTGCGTTTCACAGGAAACGTCGCCGGACACCTCGAAGAACACTTGGAAATAGAAGAACAGATGACTTGGCGCACTCACGTTGATGAATTCGTAATAGAGGCTATCGACCGCGCCCAGGCAAAGTTTAACCAAGCCAATTCTGAGTCACGTGCAACTAACCACGCAGCCATTGTCGCAGCCGGCGGCGAAAAGTTCAATTTCATATCTCTCATCACTGACGACATCAACATGCGCAACAAGGCCAAGGCCCAGAATATAAGGGCTTTCAGCACGCGATTCATCTTCTCCGTGTGTAACGAAATTGGCGCCCAGAAGAAGGT